One segment of Monomorium pharaonis isolate MP-MQ-018 chromosome 6, ASM1337386v2, whole genome shotgun sequence DNA contains the following:
- the LOC118646247 gene encoding glutamic acid-rich protein-like, with product MTSRVNTMDISVLVGENEELYSLTVSTEEYEQIIKGDNKVLERLINEENERRSTTAVQQIINTNNKNLKNVQTTISLKSHVNKDDKDDDGETESFNWPDKAVMLFFELYRERQQEFTVGLKRHNKIWAEIASELQNSNYNVSAVQVQNKMSSLKRSYKKIKDSNAKSGNHNSSWAYYSVMDSLFNNKGWVNPPATASSDGPIAPSASSSSSTSSTSHSLSPMDSSELQDNLSFEPKTKKRKVEVVLESFISDLKSNRNEIKEERRKERLERDEQKEQRWKIYRQEKKEMHKETTEIQKSLVCLLGKLVEKQNESK from the exons ATGACTTCAAGGGTAAATACAATGGACATTTCAGTTCTTGTCGGTGAAAATGAAGAATTATATTCACTAACTGTTTCAACTGAAGAATATGAGCAAATAATTAAAGGAg atAACAAGGTACTTGAACGATTaattaatgaagaaaatgaAAGAAGAAGTACTACTGCGGtccaacaaattataaatactaataataaaaatttgaagaatgTACAAACTACGATATCATTAAAAAGTCACGTAAACAAAGACGACAAAGATGATGATGGCGAAACAGAGTCATTTAATTGGCCAGATAAAGCTGTTATGCTCTTTTTCGAATTATATCGTGAAAGACAACAGGAATTCACTGTTGGGTTAAAACGCCATAATAAAATATGGGCAGAGATTGCTTCAGAATTACAAAACTCTAACTACAATGTTTCTGCTGTacaagtacaaaataaaatgtcgaGTTTAAAAAgatcgtataaaaaaattaaggattCCAATGCTAAGAGTGGCAACCATAATAGTTCTTGGGCATATTATTCTGTAAtggattctttatttaataataaaggttGGGTAAATCCCCCAGCTACAGCCAGCAGTGATGGGCCAATTGCACCTAGTGCATCATCATCTTCGTCGACATCTTCAACATCTCATTCTTTATCCCCCATGGATAGTTCTGAATTGCAAGATAACTTGTCGTTTGAACCAAAAACTAAGAAAAGGAAAGTAGAAGTCGTCTTGGAATCTTTTATATCggatttaaaaagtaacagaaacgaaataaaagaagaaagaagaaaagaacgaTTAGAAAGGGATGAACAAAAAGAGCAAAGATGGAAAATTTATAggcaagaaaaaaaggaaatgcaTAAAGAA